In Rhodoferax koreense, a genomic segment contains:
- a CDS encoding LysE family translocator, protein MPDLHHLLLFVAAGLLLNLTPGPDVLYIVTHALRSGVRAGIVAGFGITAGCFVHIFAAAVGVSALMAASSTAFTVLKWAGAAYLLWIGLRMLFARPSPGASKTPDLIASSADGSSASGLKGVFFGGFWTNVLNPKVALFFLAFLPQFIAPGTANTPLAFLLLGSLFNFNAIFVNVGWAVLAAWMARRMGTVQRAMRWLDRFAGAMFIAFGVKLALTDAPTR, encoded by the coding sequence ATGCCGGACCTGCACCACCTGCTGCTGTTCGTCGCCGCCGGCCTGCTGCTGAACCTCACGCCCGGCCCCGACGTGCTCTACATCGTGACGCATGCCTTGCGCTCCGGCGTGCGGGCGGGCATCGTCGCCGGCTTCGGCATCACCGCGGGCTGCTTCGTGCACATCTTCGCCGCCGCCGTGGGTGTGAGCGCGCTGATGGCGGCGTCGAGCACGGCCTTCACGGTTTTGAAATGGGCCGGCGCGGCCTACCTCTTGTGGATCGGCCTGCGCATGTTGTTCGCGCGCCCTTCGCCCGGCGCCTCAAAAACTCCTGATTTGATAGCATCCTCCGCCGATGGATCAAGCGCCAGCGGCCTGAAAGGCGTATTTTTCGGTGGCTTCTGGACCAATGTGCTGAACCCGAAGGTGGCGCTGTTCTTCCTGGCCTTCTTGCCGCAATTCATCGCGCCAGGCACGGCCAACACGCCATTGGCCTTCCTGCTGCTGGGCAGCCTGTTCAACTTCAACGCCATCTTCGTCAACGTCGGCTGGGCCGTGCTCGCCGCCTGGATGGCCCGACGCATGGGCACCGTGCAGCGCGCCATGCGCTGGCTCGACCGCTTTGCCGGCGCCATGTTCATTGCCTTCGGCGTCAAGCTCGCGCTGACCGACGCCCCCACACGCTAA
- a CDS encoding DUF2254 domain-containing protein, with amino-acid sequence MSEKIIYLLQRILRKTWWRCALFSLFAVLAVVLSTVLGPYIAQDVALKLGSDSIDSLLNILASSMLTVAIFSASTMVSAFGAVANSATPRASQLLIEDTTIQNTLAAFIGAFLYSVIALVGLHAHIYGDGGRLVLFGFTVAMLLLVVIVLLRWIDYLSVLGRLGETIRRVEAATIKAMNQRLEKPFLGGQRQPPGARGANEVMATTTGFVQHVSMDLLQTRAKQLGAPLHLHVLPGAFVEPTMALASSDGPLDDDARKAVQDAVLMGPGRTFDHDPRFGLVVMGEIAARALSAAVNDPGTSFDVLATGVKVLGHWSAERQRHDAAGQPVVAFEDVTVPGLREAGMLEDVFTPIARYGAEAVEVGITLQRALRSVSRLGGDLPEAARVLSRYALERAAHGGLGEGDLALLRAAAEGH; translated from the coding sequence ATGTCCGAGAAAATCATCTACCTGCTGCAGCGGATCCTGCGGAAGACTTGGTGGCGCTGCGCACTGTTCTCGCTGTTCGCCGTGCTGGCCGTTGTGCTGTCCACCGTGCTCGGGCCGTACATCGCACAGGACGTGGCACTGAAGCTCGGTTCGGACTCGATCGACAGCCTGCTGAACATCCTGGCCTCCAGCATGTTGACGGTGGCCATCTTTTCGGCGAGCACCATGGTGTCCGCATTCGGCGCGGTGGCCAACAGCGCCACGCCGCGGGCCTCGCAACTCCTGATCGAAGACACCACGATCCAGAACACGCTGGCAGCCTTCATCGGTGCGTTCCTGTACAGCGTCATCGCACTCGTCGGCCTGCACGCGCACATCTACGGCGATGGCGGGCGGCTGGTGCTGTTCGGTTTCACGGTGGCGATGCTGTTGCTGGTGGTGATCGTGCTGCTGCGCTGGATCGACTACCTCTCGGTCCTGGGCCGGCTCGGGGAAACCATTCGCCGCGTCGAAGCCGCCACCATCAAGGCCATGAACCAGCGCCTCGAGAAGCCGTTCCTCGGCGGCCAGCGCCAGCCCCCCGGCGCACGCGGCGCCAACGAGGTGATGGCCACCACCACCGGCTTCGTGCAGCATGTGTCGATGGACCTGCTGCAGACCCGAGCAAAGCAGCTGGGTGCGCCGCTGCACCTGCATGTGTTGCCCGGTGCCTTCGTCGAGCCCACGATGGCCCTGGCCAGCAGCGACGGGCCCCTGGACGATGACGCGCGCAAGGCCGTCCAGGACGCCGTGCTGATGGGGCCCGGCCGCACCTTCGACCACGACCCGCGCTTCGGCCTGGTGGTGATGGGCGAAATCGCCGCAAGGGCGCTGTCGGCGGCCGTCAACGACCCGGGCACCTCGTTCGACGTGCTCGCCACGGGCGTCAAGGTCCTCGGTCACTGGTCGGCGGAGAGACAACGCCATGACGCCGCCGGCCAGCCCGTGGTGGCGTTCGAAGACGTGACCGTGCCGGGCCTGCGCGAGGCCGGCATGCTCGAGGATGTGTTCACGCCGATCGCGCGCTACGGCGCGGAGGCGGTCGAGGTCGGCATCACGCTGCAGCGCGCCCTGCGCTCGGTGAGCCGTTTGGGCGGCGATCTCCCCGAAGCGGCACGCGTGCTGTCACGCTACGCGCTGGAGCGTGCAGCCCACGGCGGCCTCGGTGAAGGCGACCTGGCCCTGCTGCGAGCCGCCGCCGAAGGTCATTAG
- a CDS encoding ABC transporter ATP-binding protein, with amino-acid sequence MAQTTVAVEFKQVVKRFGPVVVLHPLDLRIGKGELVTLLGPSGCGKTTLLRLIAGLELPSEGTIRIDGRDVTGMSANQRDVSLVFQSYALFPHMTVLDNVCYGLTASGVKKPQAVEMARAKMELLGIADLGDRLSSQLSGGQQQRVAVARSLVLEPAVLMFDEPLSNLDAKLRRKVRQDIRDLQQSLNLTVVYVTHDQEEALAVSDRIVVMEKGRIAAMGAPHELYEAPATRFIADFIGDANLINGDLVQVGGQHFFRAAGVDVPVLPPKGMAEGPVALAIRPHRIRLGEVEGSVLPGQVLRQAYLGSRMESLVATPLGELLVFSDALQPVAGPGQQVGVHFAPADARVTSR; translated from the coding sequence ATGGCGCAGACCACGGTGGCAGTGGAGTTCAAGCAGGTGGTCAAACGTTTCGGCCCGGTCGTGGTGCTGCATCCGCTGGACCTGCGCATCGGCAAGGGGGAACTGGTCACGCTGCTCGGCCCTTCGGGCTGCGGCAAGACCACGCTGCTGCGCCTGATCGCGGGGCTGGAGCTGCCCTCGGAGGGCACGATCCGCATCGACGGCCGCGATGTGACCGGCATGTCGGCCAACCAGCGCGACGTGAGCCTGGTGTTCCAGTCGTATGCGCTGTTCCCGCACATGACGGTGCTCGACAACGTCTGCTACGGCCTGACCGCGTCCGGCGTGAAGAAGCCGCAGGCCGTCGAGATGGCGCGTGCCAAGATGGAACTGCTGGGCATCGCCGACCTTGGCGACCGGCTCTCGTCGCAGCTCTCCGGCGGCCAGCAGCAGCGCGTGGCCGTGGCACGCTCACTGGTGCTGGAGCCGGCGGTGCTGATGTTCGACGAGCCCCTGTCCAACCTCGACGCCAAGCTGCGCCGCAAGGTGCGCCAGGACATCCGCGACCTGCAGCAAAGCCTGAACCTCACCGTGGTCTACGTCACGCACGACCAGGAAGAAGCCCTGGCCGTGAGCGACCGCATCGTGGTCATGGAGAAGGGTCGCATCGCCGCCATGGGCGCGCCCCACGAACTCTACGAAGCACCGGCCACGCGGTTCATCGCCGATTTCATCGGCGACGCGAACCTGATCAACGGCGACCTGGTGCAGGTGGGAGGCCAGCACTTCTTCCGCGCCGCAGGGGTCGACGTGCCGGTGCTGCCGCCGAAGGGCATGGCGGAAGGGCCGGTGGCACTCGCCATCCGTCCGCACCGCATCCGGCTGGGCGAGGTGGAGGGCAGTGTGCTGCCGGGGCAGGTGCTGCGGCAGGCCTATCTCGGCAGCCGCATGGAAAGCCTGGTGGCCACGCCGCTGGGCGAGTTGCTGGTGTTCAGCGACGCGCTGCAGCCGGTGGCCGGGCCGGGGCAGCAGGTGGGGGTGCATTTTGCGCCAGCGGATGCGCGGGTAACCAGTCGCTAG
- the trpD gene encoding anthranilate phosphoribosyltransferase, whose protein sequence is MPDSHKITPQEALQRTIEHREIFHDEMLHIMRLIMSGEMSPVMMAALITGLRVKKETIGEITAAAQVMREYSTKVHVADATHLVDIVGTGGDGSHTFNISTCSMFVAAAAGAKVSKHGGRSVSSSSGSADVLESLGVNINLTPARIADCIAEVGIGFMFAPNHHPAMKNVAPVRKELGVRTIFNILGPLTNPAGAPNILMGVFHSDLVGIQVRALQRLGAEHAIVVYGKDGMDEVSLGAATVVGELRNGEITEYEIHPEDFGMTMASHRSLRVDTPAESRAMLLGVLDDKRGPARDIVILNAGAALYAANVAASMPEGFALARQAIESGAARAKLQALVEASQR, encoded by the coding sequence ATGCCCGACAGCCACAAGATCACGCCGCAGGAAGCCCTGCAGCGCACCATCGAACACCGTGAGATCTTCCACGACGAGATGCTGCACATCATGCGGCTGATCATGAGCGGCGAGATGTCGCCGGTGATGATGGCCGCGCTGATCACCGGCCTGCGCGTGAAGAAGGAAACCATCGGCGAGATCACGGCCGCGGCGCAGGTGATGCGCGAATATTCGACCAAGGTGCATGTGGCCGACGCGACCCACCTGGTCGACATCGTGGGCACCGGCGGCGACGGCTCGCACACCTTCAACATCAGCACCTGCAGCATGTTCGTGGCCGCCGCCGCGGGCGCCAAGGTCAGCAAACACGGCGGGCGCAGCGTGAGCAGCAGCAGCGGCAGCGCCGACGTGCTGGAGAGCCTGGGCGTGAACATCAACCTCACGCCCGCGCGCATCGCCGACTGCATCGCCGAGGTCGGCATCGGCTTCATGTTCGCGCCCAACCACCACCCGGCCATGAAAAACGTGGCGCCGGTGCGCAAGGAGCTCGGCGTGCGCACCATCTTCAACATCCTCGGCCCGCTGACCAACCCGGCCGGTGCGCCGAACATCCTGATGGGCGTGTTCCATTCCGACCTGGTCGGCATCCAGGTGCGCGCGCTGCAGCGCCTGGGCGCCGAACACGCCATCGTGGTCTACGGCAAGGACGGCATGGACGAGGTCAGCCTCGGCGCAGCCACCGTGGTCGGCGAACTCAGGAACGGCGAGATCACCGAATACGAGATCCACCCCGAAGACTTCGGCATGACCATGGCCAGCCACCGCTCCCTGCGTGTGGACACCCCCGCCGAATCGCGCGCGATGCTGCTCGGCGTGCTCGACGACAAACGCGGCCCGGCGCGCGACATCGTGATCCTGAACGCGGGTGCGGCGCTGTATGCGGCGAACGTGGCGGCATCAATGCCGGAAGGGTTTGCACTGGCGCGCCAGGCGATCGAATCGGGGGCGGCGCGGGCGAAGTTGCAGGCGCTGGTGGAGGCTAGCCAGCGCTGA